DNA from Stenotrophomonas acidaminiphila:
ATGCCGCCGCGGCGCAGCGCCTGCAGGATGCGGTACTCGCCTGCGTTGTATGCCATCACGGCCAACTGCCAGTCGCCGCCGAACATGCCATAGAGGGTTTTCAGGTAACGCACCGCGGCGCGGGTCGAATCCACCGCCGACAGCCGGCCGTCATACCCGCTTTCCATGGGTACCCGGTGGTTGCGCGCGGTGGTGGCGATGAACTGCCACAGGCCGGCGGGGCCGCTGGCGTTGCGCGCGCCGGGCCGGTAACCGCTTTCCACGAAGGGGATCAGCGCGAACTCGGTGGGCAGGCCGGCCGCGCGCAGCTCATCCACCACGTAGCCGAACAGGGGCAGGGCATCGTCCTCGACGTTGCCCAGGCGCGATGGCGCGTGTGCGAACTGCTTGCGCCAGCGCGGGCTGGTGGCGTCCGCGTCGCATTGCGACATCGCCAGGCCCTCGCGGAAGCTGGCGAATATCTGGTGGCCATTGCGGGTGAGCGGCGCCGGCAGTGCGGCCGGGTCGGCCGGCAAGGCCGCCAGCGAGGCGATGTTCTGGGTCAGGCCGGCGGTGGCCGGCAGCGACTGCGCGCCGGCGGTGACGCCGGCACCCGCGCCGAGCAGCAGCCCCAGCGCCAGGGACAGGCCGTGCCGCCTCACGCGCGGAAACCGTCTTTCCAGCGCCGTAATTCGGCGAACACTTCCACTTCGTCCAGCGGCGCGCGGCCCAGCCGCGCGGCGATGGCCTGGCGCACGGGTTCGGCATGCGTGCGCAGGAAGGGGTTGCATTCCAGTTCGCTGGCCAGCAGCGAGGGAACGGTGGGGCGGGAGCGGCTGCGCATGTCCATGGCTTCCTGTTGGCGGCGGTGCAATGCCGCGTTGGTGGGATCGACATGCCGCGCGAACACGGCATTGCCCAGCGTGTACTCATGCCCGCAGCAGACCCGCGTCTGCGCCGGCAGTGCCGCCAGCCGCCGTAGCGAGGCCAGCATCTGGGCGGGCGTACCTTCGAACATGCGTCCACAGCCGAGGCTGAACAACGTGTCGCCACAGAACAGGTGTCCGTGGCCATGGAAGGCGATATGGCTCCGGGTGTGGCCGGGTACGGACAGCACCGAGAGCGCGAAACCGGCCGATTCTACCCGGTCGCCATCGCCGACGCGTTCACATTCCAGGGGGATGCGTTCATCTCCGGGGCGAAGACCGGCAGGTCCGGCCAGTGTTGCCGCAGTTCCGCCACGCCGCCGATATGGTCGTCATGGTGGTGGGTGAGCAGCACGGCGGCTGGCCGCAGGCCCCGGTCGGCCGCCTCCAGAACCGGCCGTGCCTGGCCCGGATCGACGACCAGCGTGTTGCCGTCAGGCGCCTGCAGCGCCCAGATGTAGTTGTCCTGGAATGCAGGCAGGGCGGTCAGTCGCATAGAATTGGACCATGCCTGCCGCCCCGTTCCCCCGTCAAGCTGCAGTCTCGGCCTGGTTTGAGAAGGCTGGAGCGGCGGCGATGCGGGCCGCCGAACAGCGCCATCTGCTCGAGCAGGTCAGCGGGTTTCCCGCGCAGCCGTGGCTGTGGCTGGCGCCCTGCGCGACCTGGCTGCCGGCGGAGGCGCCGATCGGGCGCGGGGTGCGCCTGCACCGGACCGCCGATGGGCACGGCTGGCGCGGCGATGTGTCCTGCGCCCTGCCGTTGCCGCTGCCCTCCGAAGCGGTCAACGCGATCATCCTGCAGCATGTGGCCGCGGTGGACCTGGAGCCGCTGTTGGCCGAATGCGCGCGGGTGCTGATGCCCGGCGGCCGGCTGTGGATGACCCTGCTCAACCGCTACAGCCCCTACCGCGCCCGCTGGCAATGGCAGGGCGCCCGCCCGCCGTCGGCCACGCGTTGCCAGTCGCGGCTGCGGCGCGAGGGGCTGCGGATCCGCTCGGTGCGCCATTTCGGGCCGCTGTGGAACGAGGCCGGGCCGGCCGCCGGCAAGGCGTTGCCAGCGTTGCGGGCGGTCTGCGTGCTGGAATTCGAGAAGCGTGCGGCGGCCTTCATCGGCCCCGAAGCCGCCCGCCCGGTGGGCTGGGGCGGGCCGGTGGCGACCTGACGCTTCATACAACGGAAAGACATGAAATCAATCGAGATACATACCGACGGTGCCTGCCTCGGCAATCCGGGCCCGGGTGGCTGGGCGGCGCTGCTGCGTTACAAGGCGCATGAGCGCGAGCTGTCCGGTGGCGAGGCCCATACCACCAACAACCGGATGGAGCTGATGGCCGCCATCGCCGGGCTGGAGGCGCTCACCGAGCCGTGCGCCATCATGCTGCAGACCGATTCGCAGTACGTGCGCCAGGGCATCACCGAATGGATGCCGGGCTGGGTGCGGCGGCACTGGAAGACCGCCGGCGGCGACCCGGTGAAGAACCGCGACCTGTGGGAACGCCTGCACGCGGCCACCCAGCGCCACCAGATCGAATGGCGCTGGGTGAAGGGCCACAATGGCGATCCGGACAACGAACGCGTGGACCAGCTGGCCCGCGATGCCGCAATCCGCGTGCGCGATGGCGCCGCAAGCAACTGAGGTGGGCCATGCGCCAGATCGTCCTTGATACCGAAACCACCGGACTGGAGTGGAAGAAGGGCAACCGCGTGGTCGAGATCGGCTGCGTCGAACTGCTCGAGCGCCGGCCCAGCGGCAACAATTTCCATCGTTACCTCAAGCCCGACTGCGAGTTCGAGGCCGGCGCCCAGGAAGTCACCGGCCTGAGCCTGGAGTTCCTGGCCGACAAGCCGCGCTTCGAGGAGGTCGTGGACGAGTTCCTGGCCTATGTCGACGGCGCCGAGCTGATCATCCACAACGCCGCCTTCGACATGGGCTTCCTCGAGAACGAGATGGCGTTGCTGGGCAGGGGGCCGCTTGCCGAGCGGGTGACGGTCACCGATACGCTGGCGATGGCGCGCGAGCGCTTCCCCGGCCAGCGCAACTCGCTCGACGCGTTGTGCAAGCGCCTGGGCGTGGACAATTCGCACCGGCACCTGCATGGCGGCCTGCTCGATGCGCAGATCCTGGCCGACGTCTACATCGCATTGACCTCGGGGCAGGAGGAGATCGGCTTCGGCCTGCCCGAGTCCGAGGTCCGCGGCGCGACGGGCATGCTGCAGGCCTTCGATGCCACGGCGCTGCTGCCGCGTCCGGTGGTGGTGGCCACGGCCTCCGAGCTCCAGGCACACCAGGCGCGCCTGGAGCGCCTGCGCAAGAAGGCCGGGCATGCCTGGTGGGACGGCGCCAGGCCGGAGGAAGCGGCCGGCGCGTAACGCGGGGCGACGACGCCCGCGCGCTGGCGGGCGCTGCTCAGTGGCAGCGGACCAGCAGCGCGGTGATGTTGTCCGAACCGCCGCCATCCAGCGCCGCGGCCACCAGCGTGTCCACGCATTCCTGGGCGCTGCAGTCGGCCTGCGCCAGGGCCTGCGCCAGGCTGCGGTCGTCCACTTCCTCGGTCAGGCCGTCACTGCACAGCAGCAGCTGCATGCCCGGGCGCAGTTCGCCGGTCATGGTGGCGACATTGAGGTGGGCCGGATCGGTCACGCCCAGTGCCTGGGTGACCACGTTGCGGTGCGGGTGGGCGCGGGCCTGCTCGACGGTCAGCGAGCCCTGCGCGATCAGTTCCTGCACGTAGCTGTGGTCCTGGCTCAGCTGGGCCAGCTTGCCGTCCCGCCACAGGTAGGCGCGGCTGTCGCCCACCCAGGCGACCTCGAAGCGGTGGCCCTGCACCCGCGCGGCGACCACGGTGGTGCCCATGGGCAGGCTGTCGTTGCGCCGCCGCGAGGCGCGGATGATTTCCTCGTCGGCGATGCGGATCGCCTGCGGCAGCGGGGTGCCGCCGCGCACCTCGCGCACGATGGCCTCGCGCGCCAGCGCGCTGGCGACTTCGCCGCAGGCATGGCCGCCCATGCCGTCGGCGACCAGCCACAACCCCAGTTCGCCGTCACCGTAATAGGTGTCCTCGTTGAGCTGGCGGCGCAGGCCGACGTGGCTGAGGTGTCCGAATTCGATCATGGGCGCCCGCGGCGGGCCGTTTCCAGCGGAGAGGCTTTTCATCATCGCGT
Protein-coding regions in this window:
- a CDS encoding protein phosphatase, whose translation is MIEFGHLSHVGLRRQLNEDTYYGDGELGLWLVADGMGGHACGEVASALAREAIVREVRGGTPLPQAIRIADEEIIRASRRRNDSLPMGTTVVAARVQGHRFEVAWVGDSRAYLWRDGKLAQLSQDHSYVQELIAQGSLTVEQARAHPHRNVVTQALGVTDPAHLNVATMTGELRPGMQLLLCSDGLTEEVDDRSLAQALAQADCSAQECVDTLVAAALDGGGSDNITALLVRCH
- a CDS encoding lytic transglycosylase produces the protein MRRHGLSLALGLLLGAGAGVTAGAQSLPATAGLTQNIASLAALPADPAALPAPLTRNGHQIFASFREGLAMSQCDADATSPRWRKQFAHAPSRLGNVEDDALPLFGYVVDELRAAGLPTEFALIPFVESGYRPGARNASGPAGLWQFIATTARNHRVPMESGYDGRLSAVDSTRAAVRYLKTLYGMFGGDWQLAVMAYNAGEYRILQALRRGGMNAQNARPAELPGLSPITHAYVEKLHALACVLEQAEKEPELMAALDRPVPVLRGHALPAGTTLADWSARNALDPARVARLNPAVTGKRAGTRVLAPALPDMVLGSESQLAAAPLPPTALPAPASVDVASTAVASAGTAAAGRRHTVRSGESAWTIARRYGIPVKTLLSRNNLDANAILKPGMVLRFEETR
- a CDS encoding ribonuclease HI, producing MKSIEIHTDGACLGNPGPGGWAALLRYKAHERELSGGEAHTTNNRMELMAAIAGLEALTEPCAIMLQTDSQYVRQGITEWMPGWVRRHWKTAGGDPVKNRDLWERLHAATQRHQIEWRWVKGHNGDPDNERVDQLARDAAIRVRDGAASN
- a CDS encoding DNA polymerase III subunit epsilon; protein product: MRQIVLDTETTGLEWKKGNRVVEIGCVELLERRPSGNNFHRYLKPDCEFEAGAQEVTGLSLEFLADKPRFEEVVDEFLAYVDGAELIIHNAAFDMGFLENEMALLGRGPLAERVTVTDTLAMARERFPGQRNSLDALCKRLGVDNSHRHLHGGLLDAQILADVYIALTSGQEEIGFGLPESEVRGATGMLQAFDATALLPRPVVVATASELQAHQARLERLRKKAGHAWWDGARPEEAAGA